A single window of Opisthocomus hoazin isolate bOpiHoa1 chromosome 5, bOpiHoa1.hap1, whole genome shotgun sequence DNA harbors:
- the LOC142361544 gene encoding alveolar macrophage chemotactic factor-like — protein MAAWVALLLGLLLATHSPGDAALLEANGNLSCRCAKTTRVFISPRKYSSVEVRPVGSSCRRLEVVIKLRSLERVCVDPDAPWVKKLLQDLPNLRKKEAPR, from the exons ATGGCTGCGTGGGTggccctgctgctggggctgctgctggcgacCCACAGCCCCGGGGATGCAG CTCTCCTGGAAGCCAACGGCAACCTGAGCTGCCGCTGCGCCAAGACGACCAGGGTCTTCATCTCCCCGCGGAAATACAGCAGCGTCGAGGTGCGGCCGGTGGGGAGCAGCTGCCGGCGCCTTGAGGTGGT GATTAAGCTAAGAAGCCTGGAGAGGGTTTGCGTGGATCCTGATGCCCCTTGGGTGAAGAAACTCCTGCAGGACCTCCCTAACCT gaggaagaaagaggcTCCCCGCTGA